The segment CACCTTGTTGTAATTTTGAGGTTGGGATCAGATACCTTTCAGATCCAGTTTCACATTAGTATAATAGGTTTTATTGAGCTTTTTTGATCTTTGAATCTTACGAATTTCTTTCTAAAAATTGTATATTCTCTCAATTAATATGTTACCTAGAGCAATGCTAAAAACTGGATAAAACATGTGGCAGTTAGAAATGAAGTATAACTTGTGTACAAATGGGGAAAACCACAAAATGAGTGGGTCATTAGAGGAGGGAAAGGAAGGTAAAACAGGGGAATAAAGCCCAAACACTGAAGGAATAGTGGACTTCACAGGACTTATCATTTATCTCTGCAGGAGAGGATCCATGCTGAGCACAGCCATCTTTGTGTATGCTGCCACCTCCCCTGTTAATGGCTACTTTGGGGGAAGCTTGTATGCAAAACAAGgaggtaataaataaaaaaaagttcatgCATCACATTCTTTCTTTCCTGGGCAAGGGCTGCTGGCTTGATATTTAATTTCAAAAGCTATTGTAAATGTCTCTCATTATGCTTTTTGATTTGTACAGGCAGAAGATGGATTAAGCAAATGTTCATCGGGGCCTTCTTGATCCCAGCCATGGTGTGCGGCACTGCCTTCTTCATCAACTTCATCGCTATCTACTACCATGCCTCCAGAGCCATCCCATTTGGCACAATGGTGGGTTTGACACAGCAACACCTCCCTGAAAACCACAGAGTTATGAAGAACATCCTCCGAGTCAACAGCTTCAGTTTATCTGCGTGGCTGTGCTGCGCTGTGGTTGAAGTCATGATATTGAGTAATCAGTCATGGAGCTGATAGACAGCTCAAGTAATGAGAATAGTGTTTGTCCTTGAAAATACATTTCAGGCTAGAAAATAATCTGTTGCTTCATCTCAGGAACATTGATAACAGATCACATCATATACGACACATTCCACGTGACTCTGGCCCCCTGAACTCTTAAGTTTATTTCGGCATTTATTGCCAAAGtttccaaaataaacaaaacaacaaaagcattAATGCTTTCCACAGAAACCATTCAGTTCATTAGTGTCCAGTAACCGTCTTGAAATTAAACCATGAAAAAGCCATATGACAGCCAACCTTGTCatttcaacagaaaaaaaatcttagtATTTTCTGGCCTAACCTGAAGGTCATCTGATAATAACCATGAGCCTGTATGTATTTGTTATCCCTCTAATTTAATGCGCATTAGTGTTTATGGTATTTGTAGGTCTTGGTTGGGCTACAAGTATTAATTCTGAAAATCTAGGAATCAAGAGATGCAGCACCTCTTAATataatttcaacagtttattaCAAGTCATAGCCAAAGAACAATTGAGCTAAATCTGAAACCTGtctgttggctgtaaacacaatCCATCTAATCAGATACTAATCCCTTTTGTCTCCTTCAGGTCGCTGTCTGCTGCATCTGCTTCTTCGTCATTCTGCCGTTAAACCTCGTGGGAACAATTCTGGGGAGGAATCTGTCTGGCCAGCCAAACTTTCCCTGCCGAGTGAACGCTGTGCCGCGACCGATCCCCGAGAAGAAATGGTAGGTGTGGCTCGACACACGCAGGGCCGATTTAGTCTCTGAGTACAGAAGTTTTAAGAATTTTGTACATGCACACTGTACAAAAACGGTAATTAAATCATACTATTGATCACAGACCACACATTCTGCACAGTACTAACAAGgacaaacattattattatgtgatCTTTTCTATTGAGAATTGACAAAAGGTTCATTacttttgtttataaaatggcACACCTGTCACAAGTAACCAGAGCCAAATCTAACATTTAAAATTACTTATTACTTACTAAGATTTATAatatgaaacaaagaaaaacagcaaacaacCTGCAAAATTGGGGGATTTTTACtagataaattaatttaatacattAGATATGTCAAAATACTCAAAGTGGGTTGATTAAGTGATCTCAGCACTACTGTGCAGCATCTGGTGTGCATTCACACATTATGGCAAACAGTGTATTTATGCTTGCAGAGGGAAGTGTAATGACAGTGAGGAAGTTGTTCTTAATGCATAGAATGAGTCCTAAGTCTTGTAGTGTCTGTGTTCAAGTGTTGTTACACATCAGGATTGGAGTAGAAAATGGTTCTGTCTGCACAAACTCTTTGGGTAATGAAAAATAGCAAAGCAATAAACTTTGagtgttttaacatttacaacCTTGTGCCAGGCGCTGTGGCTGGCTGCCAACAGGAAACAGTAGCAGGGCTCGAAATGAACTTTGAATAAATTCTGCTTTCAACTGTCCCAGACTTAACAACCAGTGTCTCAACTTGAAGTTCTTTTTTAATACTTCATTCTACATAATAAATATAGTTCAGTAACTCTCATCACTTCATGGACTCACTCTGGTCCACCATGGACGTTCCACTCGTAGTTTACTGCACTTACATAGCCACAATCTGTCATTTCATTATTCCTCGCTGGTTGAGTTACTGTTTCTTGTATATTTCTAACTATTTGGTCAATAAATGCGTCACTGCACCCTGCAATGCAAATGCAAATCCGTTTCTGAAGGCTGTAGGTCTTTACATATACACACTTTCACAACTTGTCCCAGACACCGTATCTTCTTTTCCCATGTGCTATTTGTATTGTCCTCAGGGACAACAGGACATCCTTAATTTGCAGCACTGAATGGTAGATGTGACTTTAGACCACTGTCAGTCTTTGCGTGGATTTCCAACCTGTCTGCGCCTGTTCTGTTTTCCTTCTTATAACACAATAAGTCATGTATCGTTGCCCTGGAGGGGGGACTCTGATGTCAACAAAGCATACAGTCATATTCATGTGTTGAATCTTGTCATCTCTCAGGTTCATGGAGCCGGCTGTCATCGTCTGCCTCGGAGGAATCCTTCCATTCGGGTCCATTTTCATTGAAATGTAAGTCTGTGCTGTAATACTGAGCAGGGGTTTGTATGCGGGCAGAGGATCCTTGCAGCAGGTGTCATGTTTTCTGTCCTCGCTTTTCAGGTACTTCATCTTCACATCTTTTTGGGCCTACAAAATCTACTATGTGTATGGCTTCATGATGCTGGTCCTGGTTATCTTGTGCATCGTGACCGTGTGTGTCACCATTGTGTGCACGTACTTCCTGCTCAACGCTGAGGACTACAGATGGTGAGCGTAGATGTTTTTCCACAGTCCTTGACACAGACCTTTCCTGCATAGTTAAACATCATGTTCACCTGCCTCAGTCCCTAATCAAGAGCTTAGAGAATTATTAATGTTTCAAATGTCAGTAAAAAGCCAAAAAAGTGACCTGAGCTATAGTACAAGCACCCTGTAAACATACTATTGATTATATACTAAACACATTCTTCTTAGTGCTGGACCAAAAAGTATTGTCATTATGAAGAACTCTTTTCTGTTCTAATTAATTGCCACAAGGTAAATTTACTGTTTGTAAAACGTAAAATAATTACACATAACCACATGTAACCAGAGccaaatataacattttaaaattgcttattttgtttttaccaaCAACCCAAGATAAATTAATTGGATACATACAATATGTCAAACTACTTAAAGTGAATTAAGTAAGTAATCATCTCAGTACTGCTGTGCAGCATCTGGTGTGCATTCAAGCATTATGTCGCCAGTGAGTCTACCAGTGTCCTACGCTTCTGATCAAGTCGCTAACTTGCTTTGGTTTACTGCTCGTCTTCTCTTTTCCAGGCAATGGACCAGCTTCCTCTCCGCTGCATCCACTGCTGTTTATGTTTACATGTACTCCttttactactacttcttcaaAACTAAGTAAGTTTTGGACTTCATTTAACCACGTGAAATAAgatcaatcaaaaaaacacccacaacaacaacatgtcagAAAAGTCTAATCCATTTCTTACATGTTGTTTCATCCCATTGTATTTCAGGATGTACGGGCTGTTCCAGACATCCTTTTACTTTGGCTACATGGCTGTGTTCAGCACTGCCCTAGGAATCATGTGTGGTGAGTCCTCCATCCAGTCGTTTAAATACTGCAGGACCGAACTAAAAAAGCTCACTGCTCTGACAAGTAACATTCACTGAGTTTGGCTTTTATACACTCGAAATTTAGTCTAAAACTCACAATTGCAACATCTGTTACTTCACCAGAGTCTTGGAGTAAGTATGCTGCCACAACTTCATCAGtcagttagattttttttttaatgacaaaataaatgtgaagtCATTTGGGCAATCAGTCAGTGTGACAACGAGGCAGAGCTTTAATATTTTAGTTTCCAAAAGAATGGGCCTAATGCAAAGGCGCTGGGGTATTTTTATCCTATTATTAGTCAGACGCTGCATAAACTTGATATAAATGGTTTGTTTCAACCTGATGAAAGCGTAGGGGGTTCGTGAGTCGCCGTGCGTTCATTGAGATGATTGATCATTAGTAGAAACTTCACAAATGTAGCAGTGTAGTCGTGAGGgaccaaaaacagaaaagatgtGTCATTACAGCAGCATCGTACTGTGACGGAGATAAAGAGGGAATGATTTTCCCCTGGACAAGGGGCTTTGCCATGCCAAAATATTCCAATAAAATCGGAAAATTGGCAAAACACGATGATGGTAGCAAACAGAATATTATTTTTGcagcatatttatttttctttttgtttgtagttGATTTCTGTGACACATTCCACTTCAAATTCAGTCAGATTAAGGCATTATAATCCAaatcaaaagtgtttttttcccccctgtggATAAAGGATATGATTCCTACCACAAATTCTATATGCATGCCTAATGAATGCTACAGGTTCACTCGTACATGCCACTTGGGAACGAGTCTGTATGTACAAGTAGTTCTTGCATGAAGCCTAACGTCTTTTTAGGGCAGCCTGCACACTTTTCCCCCCACATAGGTTCTTCATCTTTCATTGCAGTTAAGTCTTTTCCTCCCCAGCCGCAAGCCGAACTCATTCAGCTCGTAGAGTAATAAGACGAGGCTGCCACCCACGTACCTTGAAGCACCTTTTGTGATGCTCTCTGTAATGTGCGCTAGCAGCTACTACATGTTACCCTCTGGGTTTGTTGGATGTCTGACTGGTTGTTTTGCTTTGCCTTGCTCAAACCTTTTATTGGATATCTTCAGCAGTAATCATGTTGTCTTGTGATGGATTTACCTGCAATGTGAGAGTAGTGTTTGATACTTGCCAGGTCACCTGAAAGAAAcccacaaaacacatttgttttccagGTGCCGTTGGATACATGGGAACAAGTGCCTTTGTGAGGAAGATCTacacaaatgtgaaaattgACTAAGAAGCGAAGCAGCAACACAGGGATATTAATGGATTTGCCTACGTGTATCCTGTAAGACGGCGGGCACAAGTCATTCTTTATTACTTTTCTTTCTTGCAAAGAGATTGTGAGAATCTCACTTTGTACAATGtagtttttccatttttctgaATGAATTTCAACGCCGCAACTCAAAGTGAACAAGATGCAAATCTGCGGGAGATCAAAAACACAgttctgtttttatcagttGCTTTCAAGCAAACGTTGGGGCAAATGTTTAAGATGGCTTCTCTTCTCCAACCCAGTCCCACCTGAGACCAGAGAACATAAATGTTTATTGATGGAATAGTGTAGCTCTCTTCAGTGAAGAGGCCTAAGTGTATTGAAAGCCTTTGTTCTATTGTGTCAGAATATTGGAGAGTTGGGTTTGTGCCCGTGTTCTGACTTGATTTCTATTTTGTATTGTTGAAGTCACTCAAAATCGTTACACAATACAGTAGTTTGTTCAGATTTACTTTCActgcaaaaatgaaaaaaagttcACTTGAGACTCATTCCCCCATTTCGACAATTCTTAATTCCCTGTAACAGTAGCAGTCCATCCACTTGATGAGAGATTTTAGTCCTGCTGTAGTTTACTGTACAGACAAGAGGGACTGATCAACAGTTGAGGTACAGTAAGAACTGATTTTTAAATGGATGTTTGATCCCATTTCCCCATTTAGCCGGGGTTTTCTTAATGTTTGGGTTTGAATGAAGTCTACTTGTAAAGATAATATATGGAAGGCGGAAGTGTATATAACCTTAATAATGTACCTTTAGATGTAGATCCCAAATGTATTTTCGTTGTACAGATTTACTACAgggtggttttttttttttaaatcattcagttaaaaacaaaaaaaaagggttttggttttttttgtctttgtttggtgCTTGGGATGGGGCTGGTGGCGCTGATACATCTTGCCTGAAATTGCATGAAGTTTTCACCAAACCATCTGCTCATCAAATTCCACTTAAGTCAGCGCTGTCAGtttcttattttttccccctgactCAAAATGAAAAGGTACATTTAGCTGCCCAGTAGGCCTGCTGATGGACACTCATTATTTTGATTCATGACTCGTATATTatttaaagctttaaaaagGCTCAACATCTTCTGGTAAGCCATTTCCCTCCTGTTCTGTTGCCTAACCTGAAACATCATTTGTGAATGTCAGAAGGAATGAGGCGATTGCTTTGTTCCcacaaacatactgtacagaGTGAAGTTTATGTACACTTTAAACTAGATGTTTTCATAACCACACAGTGCTGCAGAGTGTTTCAAACgcttttttccattttgtgtaaatacagtatgtaccCTACTTGTATGAGAAGTGgcaatgcctttttttttttcccccccttttctAATTTCCAGTTCTCCCCCACTGAAGTTGATTTTGGCACCTCATGTTGTGTACCAATGTCTGATTAGACATTTTGAACCTGCATATTAACTTGctgtaaaaagagaaaataaacatgtttatgtaCAGGGGTTATTAAGTGTGGTTTTATGCAGTGTTGAGGGGAAGGTGAGTTTAATATAGACAGTCAGTTGGGAAAATAAGAGCCATGAATAAAACCGGGAAGTATCTTGTCACGTAAGAAATATTACAATGGCACATGACTCCAAACAAAAAGCTGTCGTTTATAAAGAATAAATTTATTATTGTATTCAGCTATGTATGAGTAATACCACTTAAACTGTAAACTAAttgtgtacatttatttttagatttgtaCCATTCAGTGCTTCATAAGAGTTTGTCGTCTTCAGTTGACTTTTTCAAAGTACTCCTTAGATCCTTCTGGGGTTGGTTTGATCTGAAAAACaattacacaaaataaatttaaactaGCTTCCACTGCGGCTTTCTCACAGACAACATTTTAAAGCACAACACAAATTGCGTATCcagaacatatacacacacaccactagCAGAATGAcgacaaaataaaatttaaaacaccACTACAACAGAAATGAAGAGGAACACTTCACTTTCAGTACTGAATGGATTGAGAAGAATATAGTGTTTGGGGAATGTCATTTTGAGCAGCACGTACAGATGGTATCAGGGGTTGAAGGAACTCACCGTTGGGGACTCAGGGGTCCAGCTGGCTGGACACACCTCGCCGTGGGTCTCCACAAACTGGAACGCCTTCACCAAGCGAAGGGTCTCTTCTACACAACGCCCCACTGGCAGGTCATTCACACTCATGTGCTTCACCACACCGCTTGGATCAATGATGAACAGGCCCCTGTAGGACAAAAATCCACCAGAAATCATCAAGCATCTTTCTAAACAACGGGTTAAGACGTTCTCtacaaatcatttaaaaaaagtaaagtaaaacaacaaatacagcaaGGCAACAAAATCAGTACTGTAGGTACAGAAACAGCAACAGTAGTAGTACGCGAACatggatacaaaaataaatagctGAAACCACGTTGAATTCTGTCTTTCATGTGCTTTGGGTAAAATCCACGATCTCCTAGGAGACAGTATGTATAGCGTGATCTTCTAAAGCTTCTGTGTGACGTGTGAGTATATGACCACCACACTAATATTGTACAACTTCTCCAAACATACACACGTCATATGTAACATACTGGCAACATCTTTCTCTTTTACTTCGAAAACATCTGGATTGGACATGCAAAgttgtcaaaataaaattaaatcccGGGGGGATGAAGAAGTCAAACAATCCTGCAGCAACATTATTATACATACCATTTAAGAAAAATACCTAGTATGTCTTAAAGCAGTTAAGTGACGAGTCCTGCAGGGTTCTTATCACACATTCCTACTGATTGCCTTGTTCGGTTTCTtcactcattttattttttttttgtttttttactagcAAGTTGTAACACCGTGGCATCACTGTGCAGATAAGTACGTAAACAATTATATGTAGGCAAAGATAATGGACCTACCTCAGTGCAATGCCAGGACCCTCCAGCAGCACACCATAATCTCTAGAGATCTGCTTGTTGAGGTCTGACAGCAGGGGGATGTGGATGTTGCCCAAGCCTCCAGTCTGACAAAACACCATGTTTTAAAATACCCGTTAGATTAACACTGACACAGTAATTATTTCAGCATTACAAAGTGGTGTGAACGCAGCAGACCTACAGAACTTGCAGCTCAGTCATTTACTAAAGGCTCCTTCATGGCACACATCAAAGGATGAATGAAAGAACTCAGAGTTGAACCTCGCACCATGTGTGGGTTAATGAATAACTACTAGAAGAGATGAGAGTACCTTCCGTGGAGTGTTGATCCATGCCAGGTGAGTGAAGTGAGAGTCCACAGACACACCCACCACTTCACAGTTAACGTCATGGAACTCACTGGCTTTGTCGCTGAATGAGATGATCTCTGTTGGACACACAAAGGTGCTGCAATatgacaaacacagagaaaaccaaAAAGGCACTGTGAGGAAAATGTTTACTGACCCAATCACAAAATAACTGCAGTACATCTGCAGAGGACTGATGAGATTGAAATATTTTCGCTCAATAGTCACAAAGCACAAAGTGACTGGATGGGAAGAGGAGTGGAGTCTGTGTGATTTGAGTTCCCTCAAATTTGTACGTGATCAGAGGTCATTAGAGGtacctaaaatattttttattactcaaagtacatttaaatcaaaaggtaGGGAAAGCCATCATGTTATTCACTTCATCTCTGCATGCATGTCACAAACACTCACAAATCCAGAGGGTAGAAGAAAAGGACCAGGTATTTGCCCTTGAAATCAGCGAGGCTCATCTCCTTGAACTCCCCATTGTGGACAGCTGTGGCCTTAAAAGCAGGAGCAGGCTGAGTGACAGCAGGGGCCCATCTGGAATTGCCTGATAAAGAAAAGTCaaaccatttatttattatttgctttttaaaacCAAGCTAACCCTTAAAGTGTGAAGTACTGGGACTTCATACTGAAAACTCGAGAAATCTCTCTGCAATCTCACTTTACACCTAAAGTGATGGTAACACATCATGACTGCTTGTGCTACTGTAcactaattttttttatttattgtgttagTGAAATCTTTACTGATGGAAGCTATTTACTGAACTGAGCCGGGCAATTGGGACATGCAATCAATTTGAAATTCCTATTTTAACACCATAAGCCATTCTACAGTAATTAAAAGCAAGAATATCAATGTTAAGGACAGATACTTAtcacatcaacaacaaatacCAACTAACAAAAGTTGAGTGTGTTACTGAACATTATCTCGTTCACGTGAACAGCTTCTTTCTGATCAGTTCGCTGATCAAATATCAAgttcaatattttatatatgaTAGGGCATACAGATGCCTTATTGTATACATTTCAATAAcaaaagttaaacattttaatatcatGAAACTATTGCCCAGCTATAACCTGAGGCTGTGCTTTAATGACCACAACACACTGACAATGAATAGTGCATTTCAACTAGATCTTCCGGGATATCTGTACATGCTGAGGAGgaaaaatgataaaatctttgcaCTAAAATAGTGTTGACAAAACCATCCAGATCTACCAATTTTTTTCTCAATTATTTGCACATACTGGTAGAGAAACATGCTCTCTGAAGCGCTGGACCGGTGAGAATTCTTGCAGCCCCAGTTGCTCCATGTTGACAGGCTGCTGtgacttttaaccctcctgctGCAACCCTtgcctaaaacaaacaaaaacatatcaaCATGAATAATCCACAAATACGCTGAAAGAATACTAAGCCAACATAACAGTTTTGTATCCCCAACATGAGGTCTAAAATGTAGGTATGAAGCTTAGAGATGTACACAGAAGGGGTTTTAATCTGTTGCATTTGTCATTCATGAAGTGAAAAGATCCCCCGCggtcctgtacgcaggataagcggttgacgatggatggaaggaaGTGAAAAGATGTCTTTCTATTATTTTCCATAGCTTTCTTTTGCTGCTGCCACTTCAGAGTTTAGTGAGCAAAGGTCTTGATGTGAGAGATGCCGAAGAGCTGGACAACCCCAGGAGgagagaggtgccagttcacctcctgggcactgctgAAGGAGGacttgagcaagcccctgaacccctaactgctcgGGGCGACAcactgagtggcagccccctcactctgacatctctccgtgtgttgctatgggtcctgtttgtgcatgtgcatatgtatatgtatttcggacctgtgtgtaaatactaacaataataacagagtgacattgaatttccccttgcgggattaataaagtacATCTACATCTTCAAGGCTTGTTAAGAAACATTAATGAATGTGGGGTTGTGTTACGAGCTGAAAATAAAGCGGCAGACGAGGCAATAGACAGGATATCATCAGATTTGATGCCAACAGGTCCTGTGCCAAAAATGAATGACATCCAAGAGCTGCAGCTCTGAGACGGAGATGTTCAAATCCTATTCTACATATTGAATATTTGTAGATAGAAATATGAATAATTCCCTTCTAATCCTAAAAAGACATACATTCTTACTGTTCTAAAGAATATACTGGAATtgtaatgtattaaaaatgCAATATGATATCCACGACATTTCAATAATGCAGAAACATGAactttcagttttttaaaaacaacttttcttataacataaattataaataattattgtgggattatttttgtcattatatACTATCAATTCATGTCCACATGTAGTTATGAGAGGGAGGATGTCATTATCATCCAGTGCAGAGCCATAACAAAGCAGTTTTACATCTGCCACGCATGCATGCATGGATCAGTTATAGAACATACACAACTTACACGAAACATGCATGAGGTaggctaaaataaaatacatttaacaaattTACAAATGCATATTAAGTCAAACTACTATTCTAGAATGAAAAAAAGGCTTAAAAGATATGTCTCTGACTATATCTATATGAGTGTACATTGTCATTCAGAGGAAGTCTCCTCTCCCTGCCCAGAGGGGAGTCATTGTATATATTAATTGCAGTGGGCAGAAATTACTTCCTGTAGCGGCCCTTGTTACTGCGAAGATGTAGGAGTCTCTTTTATGTCTGAGTCTGCAGTTCGTGCAGACAATATGAAGTGTTATCCATAATTTTGAGCAGTTTGTGCAACATCATTCTCTCCAAAACCAACTGGAGAGGCTCAAGGGCAGAGTCCCCAGCACAGAGCCAGCTCGTGTTCAGCTTCTTTTTGTCAGTGACTCTGATGCTCCTGCCCCAACAGATGGCTGCGAAGAAAGTTGTACTTGCAACGACACACTggtaaataaatatgcaacatcttGTTGCACACTTTAAAAGAACCTTTATAGCTTCCTCAAGAAGTAGAGTCTGCTCTGTCCCCTCCTGAAAACAGCCTCAGTGTCAGTCCCGTGCACCACCTTCAGGCAACAAAAGtaatatctttttattttacatatgttaaaaaaattaaaattaaaaaaaaggaacatgCTTAGTTTAGATATGAAAGGATACTTTCAAAAAGAGTGACATTAGAAATAGAACTAATGCTGCACATGTAGCGATATCACAGCACGTGTTTTTCACCTGCTGCCAAGGCAAAACACCTGCTGTGACAACACTAACTGCTGTTAGTAGAGAGGcacataaaaatgtgtgtacatTGTGCCCTAGCCTGCACAATATGCTTTCTGTGAAGAAAATTCTGTTACACAGGTTACCTTGTGTGCTCGCTTTCCAAAATTAAATGATGAATCCGATTAATGCTTGTGAATTGTTTTAAGTCCATTATTTAGCCAACATTGTGTTTTGAATGGACAATTTTTTCACTGCAAACATTTGACAAAGTAGGAAAACACAGGCAttactaataacaataactttttgCTATTCAAATGTCCcactcatagactgtatatggtCCCACTAAGCaacaccaggaccctgaaaccaAAACAGCTAAAGAT is part of the Micropterus dolomieu isolate WLL.071019.BEF.003 ecotype Adirondacks linkage group LG15, ASM2129224v1, whole genome shotgun sequence genome and harbors:
- the prdx3 gene encoding thioredoxin-dependent peroxide reductase, mitochondrial — translated: MAGTIGRLLRTSARVAAGGLKVTAACQHGATGAARILTGPALQRACFSTSNSRWAPAVTQPAPAFKATAVHNGEFKEMSLADFKGKYLVLFFYPLDFTFVCPTEIISFSDKASEFHDVNCEVVGVSVDSHFTHLAWINTPRKTGGLGNIHIPLLSDLNKQISRDYGVLLEGPGIALRGLFIIDPSGVVKHMSVNDLPVGRCVEETLRLVKAFQFVETHGEVCPASWTPESPTIKPTPEGSKEYFEKVN